Proteins encoded in a region of the Hyphomicrobiales bacterium genome:
- the ruvX gene encoding Holliday junction resolvase RuvX: MPLLDTIPFVDQTRNSRLLGLDLGTKTIGLAISDTLWNVASPLSTIKRTKFTKDAEELMAICKAQNVSGLVLGMPFNMDGSEGPRAQATRAFQRNLDRLSTLPVTLWDERLSTVAAERALLEADTSRAKRAEVIDSIAASIILQGALERFHTLRDA, translated from the coding sequence ATGCCATTACTCGATACTATTCCCTTTGTAGATCAAACACGCAATAGCCGTCTCCTTGGCCTTGATCTTGGCACAAAGACAATTGGACTTGCAATCTCAGACACCCTATGGAATGTCGCCTCCCCCCTTTCCACCATCAAACGCACCAAGTTTACAAAAGATGCTGAAGAACTCATGGCGATTTGCAAGGCCCAAAATGTGAGCGGCTTAGTGCTTGGAATGCCCTTTAATATGGATGGCTCGGAAGGCCCACGGGCACAAGCGACTCGAGCATTTCAACGTAATCTTGATAGATTAAGCACTTTGCCCGTCACTTTATGGGATGAACGATTATCAACCGTTGCAGCCGAACGCGCACTTCTCGAGGCCGACACCAGCCGTGCCAAGCGCGCTGAAGTCATCGATTCAATCGCGGCCAGCATTATTCTGCAAGGCGCTTTGGAGCGATTTCATACCCTGCGCGATGCTTAA
- the gatC gene encoding Asp-tRNA(Asn)/Glu-tRNA(Gln) amidotransferase subunit GatC produces MSVDTATVKRVAKLSRIAIDDTQAESMKGELNAILDWVEQLNEVNVDGVEPMTSVVEQKMRMRDDGVTDGGYADKVTGNAPVSDDSFFAVPKVVE; encoded by the coding sequence ATGTCTGTTGATACTGCCACCGTTAAACGGGTTGCTAAACTCTCGCGCATTGCCATTGATGATACACAGGCTGAGAGTATGAAGGGTGAGCTCAATGCTATCCTTGATTGGGTAGAGCAACTCAATGAAGTGAATGTTGATGGCGTAGAGCCGATGACGTCGGTTGTTGAGCAGAAAATGCGTATGCGCGACGATGGTGTAACCGATGGTGGTTATGCCGATAAGGTGACGGGTAATGCGCCTGTTTCTGATGACAGCTTTTTTGCTGTGCCTAAAGTCGTTGAATAA
- a CDS encoding aspartate carbamoyltransferase catalytic subunit, protein MSTSKSKLFPHRHLLGIEGLLPHEITKLLDLADSEVEVGRQIEKKKSVLRGRTQINLFFEASTRTQSSFELAGKRLGADVMNMSVGSSSVKKGETLIDTAITLNSMNPDLLVVRHASAGAAELLSQKVECSVINAGDGTHEHPTQALLDALTIRRHKGRLQRLTVAICGDILHSRVARSNIILLNAMEARVRVIGPRTLLPIGIERMGAEVFTDMEEGLKGCDVVMMLRLQHERMAGSFVPSSREYYRYFGLDEAKLAHAKPDALVMHPGPMNRGVEIASEIADGPQSVIREQVEMGVAVRMAILEALSQHLPERKMEAVKLI, encoded by the coding sequence ATGAGCACATCAAAATCCAAATTATTCCCTCATCGCCATTTGCTAGGCATTGAAGGTCTATTACCGCACGAAATAACCAAATTACTAGATCTTGCCGATAGCGAGGTCGAGGTTGGCCGCCAGATCGAGAAAAAGAAATCGGTTTTACGCGGGCGCACACAGATTAATCTGTTTTTTGAAGCTTCAACACGCACACAATCATCATTTGAATTGGCCGGTAAACGGCTTGGTGCAGATGTTATGAATATGTCTGTCGGTTCTTCATCCGTCAAAAAGGGTGAAACACTGATTGATACCGCCATTACGCTCAATTCAATGAACCCAGATCTTCTGGTTGTTCGCCACGCAAGCGCGGGTGCCGCTGAACTTCTTTCCCAAAAAGTCGAATGCTCCGTGATTAATGCAGGTGACGGAACCCACGAACACCCGACGCAAGCCCTACTTGATGCCTTAACTATCCGCAGGCACAAAGGCCGCCTGCAACGGTTAACGGTTGCTATATGCGGCGATATTTTGCACAGCCGCGTGGCGCGCTCCAACATCATTTTGCTCAATGCGATGGAGGCGCGGGTGCGTGTGATTGGTCCGCGCACGCTTTTGCCTATCGGCATTGAACGCATGGGTGCAGAAGTCTTCACCGATATGGAAGAAGGCCTCAAAGGCTGTGATGTGGTGATGATGCTTCGCCTTCAACACGAACGTATGGCGGGGTCATTTGTGCCGTCCAGTCGCGAGTATTATCGTTATTTCGGGCTTGATGAAGCAAAGCTTGCCCATGCAAAGCCTGATGCGCTGGTTATGCACCCCGGCCCCATGAACCGCGGCGTGGAGATTGCATCAGAAATTGCCGATGGGCCTCAATCAGTCATCCGCGAACAAGTGGAAATGGGCGTTGCCGTTCGCATGGCAATTCTTGAAGCCTTGTCGCAACATTTACCAGAGCGAAAAATGGAGGCGGTGAAACTGATATGA
- a CDS encoding VTT domain-containing protein — MSFLVPMFAAMTEFADAFAELTHSYGVLGIVFFVAIFIGVVLLFIPITPFSLAAGAIYGWWGIPIAYAGAVLGALVAFWIARGFGHKYVRGFCEKRPIARAIVQVMVTGGFRLVLLVRLSGMLPFAVQNYSFGLTAVDWRAYLAASMIGLVPGAIIKVWIGKVGMDVLHGGNTLADRLQTYSLIIAVILTLAMLAYIGMLAARELRKAGVLGHENAEIGKI; from the coding sequence ATGAGTTTTTTAGTACCGATGTTTGCAGCAATGACTGAATTTGCTGACGCTTTTGCTGAGTTGACCCATAGTTATGGGGTCTTGGGTATTGTCTTTTTTGTGGCAATTTTTATTGGAGTTGTGCTGCTTTTTATTCCGATAACACCATTTTCTCTAGCTGCAGGCGCTATTTATGGTTGGTGGGGGATACCGATAGCTTATGCGGGCGCGGTTCTTGGCGCATTGGTTGCCTTTTGGATCGCACGTGGCTTTGGGCATAAATATGTGCGCGGTTTTTGCGAAAAGCGCCCCATAGCCCGCGCGATTGTGCAAGTCATGGTGACTGGTGGTTTTCGTCTGGTGCTTCTGGTGCGTTTGTCGGGCATGTTACCTTTTGCGGTACAAAATTATTCCTTTGGTCTAACGGCCGTTGATTGGCGCGCTTATCTTGCTGCGAGCATGATCGGTCTGGTTCCGGGCGCGATTATCAAAGTATGGATTGGTAAGGTGGGCATGGATGTTTTGCATGGCGGCAACACATTGGCTGACCGTCTCCAGACCTATAGTCTCATCATTGCAGTGATTTTAACGCTGGCCATGCTTGCTTATATTGGCATGCTTGCTGCTCGTGAATTAAGAAAAGCAGGCGTCTTAGGGCATGAAAATGCCGAGATTGGCAAAATTTGA